In Buchnera aphidicola (Lipaphis pseudobrassicae), a genomic segment contains:
- the rne gene encoding ribonuclease E yields the protein MKRMLINATQQEELRVALVDGQRLYDLDIETLGSEQKKSNIYKGKIARIEPSLEAAFVDYGEEKHGFLPLKEISKNYFPKGFIYNLRFNIQDILHIGQEVIVQINKEERGTKGAALTTFISLAGSYLVLMPNNPKAAGVSRRIEGNDRIILKELLMSLKLPEDMSLIIRTAGAGKSIESLRWDLSLRLKHWDTIQKIAKKRSAPFLIHQESNVIVRAFRDYLRQDIGEILIDNPEILDLAREHITFLGRPDFINKIKLYSGVVPLFSYFQIETQINSAFQRKVRLPSGGSIMVDSTEALTAIDINSSRSTSGIDIESTAFNTNLEAVDEISRQLRLRDLGGLIVIDFIDMTPISHQRAIENRLREIAREDRARIQIGQISKFGLLEMSRQRLSSSLGESSHHICPRCTGTGTIRDNESLSLSILRLIEEEALKENTYEVHAIVPIEIACYLLNEKREAVHAIEKRQGGGKTIIVPSKKMKTPHYSVSRIRKGESVNSTSYCLSNFRKNKNTHILKNNVLEPKKKEKVNINSFNKFQYNSIKIKKEEKNIIKKNDSNKKFLKFSFKNNFIFKIIHWLKKSFLIKHIFLTSEILKKNTFQNKNDILLKKKHNALNKKKELFLFKLFKKNNLLSKKTQKEHFNSKSNFIDSNIKHISFNDKYKNLVKDNCIVKNNKKDFLNNNNINFFIENSSSYNKEKKLRNYINEKNETN from the coding sequence ATGAAAAGAATGTTAATTAATGCAACTCAGCAGGAAGAGTTGCGTGTAGCCCTTGTTGATGGTCAACGATTATATGATCTTGATATAGAAACTTTAGGATCAGAACAAAAAAAATCAAATATATACAAAGGGAAAATTGCTCGTATTGAACCTAGTTTAGAAGCAGCTTTTGTAGATTATGGTGAAGAAAAACATGGATTTTTACCATTAAAAGAAATTTCTAAAAATTATTTTCCAAAAGGTTTTATTTATAATTTACGTTTTAATATTCAAGATATTTTACACATAGGACAAGAAGTTATTGTTCAAATAAACAAAGAAGAAAGAGGTACAAAAGGAGCAGCTTTGACTACTTTTATAAGTTTAGCAGGTAGTTATTTGGTTCTTATGCCAAACAACCCTAAGGCTGCTGGTGTATCAAGAAGAATTGAAGGTAATGACAGAATAATATTAAAAGAATTATTGATGTCATTAAAATTACCTGAAGACATGAGTTTAATTATTCGAACAGCTGGAGCAGGAAAATCTATAGAATCATTGCGTTGGGATCTATCATTAAGATTAAAACATTGGGATACAATTCAAAAAATAGCAAAAAAACGATCTGCTCCATTTTTAATTCATCAAGAAAGCAACGTTATCGTACGTGCTTTTCGTGATTATTTACGTCAAGATATCGGAGAAATTTTAATTGATAATCCCGAAATATTAGATTTAGCTCGCGAACATATTACCTTTTTAGGTAGACCTGATTTTATTAATAAAATAAAATTATATAGTGGTGTGGTTCCGCTTTTTAGTTATTTTCAAATCGAAACGCAAATAAATTCTGCATTTCAAAGAAAGGTACGATTACCTTCTGGGGGATCAATTATGGTAGATAGTACAGAAGCTTTAACTGCTATTGACATAAATTCCTCTCGTTCTACAAGCGGGATAGATATAGAATCTACTGCGTTTAATACTAATCTTGAAGCAGTAGATGAAATCTCTCGTCAATTGCGTTTACGAGATTTAGGAGGGCTCATAGTAATTGATTTTATAGATATGACTCCTATTAGTCACCAACGAGCCATTGAAAATAGATTGCGTGAAATTGCACGCGAAGATAGAGCTAGAATTCAAATTGGTCAAATTTCTAAATTTGGTTTATTAGAAATGTCAAGACAAAGATTGAGTTCGTCTTTAGGTGAATCAAGTCATCATATTTGTCCAAGATGTACAGGAACAGGAACAATTCGAGACAATGAATCTTTATCTTTATCTATTTTACGTTTAATTGAAGAAGAAGCATTGAAAGAAAATACATATGAAGTACATGCTATAGTTCCTATAGAAATTGCTTGTTATTTATTAAATGAAAAAAGAGAGGCAGTGCATGCTATAGAAAAACGTCAAGGTGGTGGAAAAACTATTATTGTTCCTAGTAAAAAAATGAAAACCCCACATTATTCTGTTTCTAGAATTAGAAAAGGTGAAAGTGTCAATTCTACTAGTTATTGTTTGTCTAATTTTAGAAAAAATAAAAATACGCATATCTTAAAAAACAATGTTTTAGAACCAAAGAAAAAAGAAAAAGTAAATATAAATAGTTTTAATAAGTTCCAATATAATTCTATAAAGATAAAAAAAGAAGAAAAAAATATTATTAAAAAAAATGATTCTAATAAAAAATTTTTAAAATTTTCATTTAAAAATAATTTTATATTTAAAATAATTCATTGGTTAAAAAAATCATTTTTAATAAAACATATTTTCCTTACAAGTGAAATTCTTAAAAAAAATACTTTTCAAAATAAGAATGATATCTTGTTAAAAAAAAAACATAATGCTTTAAATAAAAAAAAGGAATTATTTTTATTTAAATTATTTAAAAAAAATAATTTACTTTCAAAAAAAACTCAAAAAGAGCATTTTAATTCTAAATCAAATTTTATTGATTCAAATATAAAACATATTTCTTTTAACGATAAATATAAAAATTTAGTAAAAGATAATTGTATTGTAAAAAACAATAAAAAAGATTTTTTAAATAATAACAATATAAATTTTTTTATAGAAAATAGTTCTTCTTATAATAAAGAAAAAAAGTTACGAAATTATATAAATGAAAAAAATGAAACAAAT